DNA sequence from the Deinococcus multiflagellatus genome:
GCGGGGCAGGGGGCGCGGGGGGATGTCCTTTACAGCCTCGGCAATGGCGCGGATGTGCTCCGGGGTGGTGCCGCAGCAGCCGCCCACGATGTTCACCAGCCCCTCGCGGGCAAAGTCGGCCAGCACCGCGGCGGTGTGGGCCGGCGTTTCGTCGTACTCGCCAAAGGCGTTGGGCAGGCCCGCGTTGGGGTGCACCGATACCAGCGCCTCGGTGGCGCGGGCGATCTCGCGCAGGTGCGGGCGCAGCAGATCGGCCCCCAGGGCGCAGTTCAGGCCCAGGCTGAACAGCCGCGCGTGCGCCGTGCTGATGGCAAAGGCTTCGGGCGTCTGTCCGCTGAGGGTGCGGCCCGAGGCGTCTGTGATGGTGCCCGACAGCATGATCGGCAGGGTGCGGCCCGCGCGGGCAAAGGCCTCTTCGCAGGCGAACAGGGCCGCCTTGGCGTTCAGGGTGTCAAAGACCGTTTCCAGCAGCAGCAGGTCGGCGCCGCCCTCGATTAAGCCCTCGGCGGCCTCGCGGTAGGCGGCGACCAGCTCGTCGAAGGTGACGTTGCGAAAGTCCGGGCGCTCCACATCCGGCGAGAGGGTGGCGGTGCGGTTGGTGGGGCCAATGGAGCCGGCCACCCAGCGGGGCCGGCCATCACGCGCGGTGAATTCGTCGGCCACCTCGCGCGCCAGCCGGGCGCCCGCCACGTTCATGGCGCGGGCGTGCGCCTGCGTGCCGTAGTCCGCCTGACTGATGGTGGTGGCATTAAAAGTGTTCGTGCTGGCGATGTCCGCCCCGGCTTCAAAGTAGGCGCGGTGGACAGCGCGGATCACGTCGGGGCGGGTGAGCTGCAGCAGGTCGAAATTGCCCCGGTACATGCGCAGCGGATCGGCGTCCGGCAGGCGGAAATCGGCTTCGGTGAGCCCGGCGCGCTGCAGTTGCGTGCCCCAGGCCCCGTCCAGAACAAGAATACGTTGGTGCGCCTCGGCGTGGAGGTCCGTCACGGTGCTTACCCCTTCCAGCTGGTGGCGGTGGGCCCCAGCCCTGAGGGGGGCAGCCACCGCCCTTGTCGTTGCAGCGTCCATGCGCCGCCCTGCGGGCCATCGAATTCGCTCGCGCCATCGTCAGCGCCGTGCGGAAACTTCCTGGGAGCACCGGTGCCGAAATGTTGGCCGGTTGCCACGCCTTCACGGGGCAGGAAAAACCCTCGGGCGGTTCTGGATGACCACGCCTGAGTTCAGGGCGCGGTAAAGGGGAGGATAGCGCAGCGGCGCGCCGCACGCCCGGCGCTGGCCTGGACAGGTGCGGCAGGTTCACGACGAGCGACATCTCGTGCAAGCACCACGACGCACGGTCCAGAGGGTCATGGGGCTGGTCGGCAGCTTTGCAGTTCGCGCAGAGCTCCGGGCCGCCAGAAAGAGCGGCTCATGGTGAGGGGCGGTGCTGGGCGTGCCGTCGTCGGCCAGGGCGTCCAGTTCGTCGGCGTGGGTGCGCCGCGAGGCGCGCTCTGCCATAGGCTGCCCCTCGCGGATGACTGGCAGGGCCGGGGCAAAAGGTTGGCCGTCCAGGCCGGCGCGCTCCGGGCCCCAGTTCGGTGGCGTGCACGCTCAGGCGCCGCCGCTGGTCTGGGGGTTGCCGGTATAGCTACTGAGTCAGTCCGTCTGGGCCAGTGCCTCATCGTCCAGAAGCTGGCCGAGCCGGTCCACGTTCATCCCCATACGGTGCCGTGTGGGCGCAGCCCTCAACTGCCCCGGACCAGTCCCACCGTCGCCAGCACCGGCCGCAGCACGTCCCAGCCCTCGTCGCCGTGGGGGGACAGCAGCGCCTGCGCCTCCAAGGCCAGGGCGCGGGCGGCGTCGTGGTCGCCAGTGTCCAGGGCCAGCGCGGCCTGCTCGGCCACAATCAGACCGCGAATCGAACCGGCGTTCAGGGTGCGGGCGCAGGTGTCGGCGTCGGTCAGCGCCGCCGCTGCGTCCCGGCACTGGCCCAGGCGGCGCAGGCTGGCGCCGTAGCGCCACAGGCTCAGCACGCGGCCCCGGGTGGGGGTTTCGCCGGGCAGGGCGGCCAGCGAGGCGCGGTACTGCTCGGCGGCCCGCTCAAACTGGCCACTCTGAAAGTGGCTGTAGCCCAGCCAGTACAGGATGTTGGACCGGCGCGCCGGGGCGGGGCCGTGCCCCAGGGCGCGGTTCAGGGCCGCTTCGGCCTCGGGCCAGCGCTCCAGGCAGGCCAGGGCGGCGCCGCCCTCCAGCAGCAGGGCCGAGTGGTGGTCGGCGCTGAGCAGCGGGCCCCAGGTGTTCAGGGCCGCCTGCACAGTGGCCACCGCCGCCTCGTAGTCGTCCTGTTCGGTGCAGAACTTGGCGTGGTGCGCAGCGTGCTCGGCGTGCAGGGCGGGGTCCTGGGTGTCGTGGGCCAGGGCCTGCATGGCCGCCAGCGCCTGCGCGCGGGTGGCCGGGTCGTCCAGGTGGCGGCACAGTTCGCTGCGGGCGGCATGCAGGGCAAAGGCGGCCTGGGGTGGGGGAGAGCCCGCCAGGGCCAGCGCGTACAGGTCCAGGGCCTCGGCGTGGGCGTAAAGCCCGGCGGCCTCCTGCGCGGCCTGCTGCCAGTGCGGCCACGCCAGGGGGCCTTCGCCCGCCTGTTCAAAGTGGCGGGCCACCGCGGCGGCGGGGGTGCCGGGGGGCGCCAGCCGTGCCAGCCGACCATGCAGCAGCCGCGCGCGCGGGGCCCCCACGCCGGCGGCCAGCACCCGGCGGTGCAGGTGGTGTCCAAAGCGGTAGGCCGGGCCCTCGGGCACGATCAGCCGGGCGGCTTCGGCGCGCTCCAGGGCGTCCAGGGCGGCCAGTTCGGGCAGGTCGCAGGCGGCGGCCACCAGGGCCACCGGAAAGATTTCGCCCCACAGCGCCCCCGCCTGCAGCAGCTGCCGCGTCTGGGGGCCCAGGCGCTCTACCCGCTGCGCGATGGCGGCGGCCACACTGCTGGAAATGGGCACCTCGGCGTAATCCACCGTCGAGGCGTCAAAGGGGGTGTGCCAGCGACCACCGCGCTCGGTGAGCAGACCGCGCTCGCGCAGGTCGCGCAGGGTTTCGAGCAAAAACAGCGGATGCCCGGCGGTGGCTTCAAACAGGCGGCGGCTGAACAGCGGCGCCGGGGCCCCCGAGAGGCGCTCGATCAGGCGGGCCACCTCGGCCTCGCCCAGTTCGGCCAGCGCGAGGCGCGGGGGGTCCAGGCGGGCCAGCACGGCCTGAAGGTCGGCGCGGGCGGCCAGTTCGCCGGGCCGGGCGGTCAGCCACAGCCGGGGCACGCCCCGGTGCAGCGCCAGGAAGGCCGCTTCCAGGGTGCTGGGGTCCAGCCAGTGCAGGTCTTCGACGATCAGGGTGTGCCCGCTGCACAGGCTCACCAGGGCCTGGGCCAGCGCGTCCAGCAGGGCGGCGCGGTCAGTCAGGCCCGGGGCGCCGGGGGCGGCCAGGGCAGCACTCAGCACCGGCCGCAGCCGTTCGGGGCAGCGGTGCAGCCCCGCGCTTCTCAGCAGGTCCAGCAGCGCGCCGTAGGGCAGCGGCGTGAGTTCCGCCGCGCCGCGCACCACCAGCGCGTCCCCGGCCGCCTCGGTGACCAGCCGGGTCTTGCCCACGCCCGCCTCACCCAGCACCAGCGTCAGGCGGCCCGTGCGCAGGGCGGCGCAGTCGGCCTCGCGGCCCACCAGCGGCACGCCCGCCGGGCGCGGGCTGGGCGCCGGACCCGCCAGCAGCGCGTCCACCTGGGCTTTCAGGGCTGCGGTGGCGGGCAGGGGCCCGGCGCCCAGCTCCTGACGCAGCCGCCGCTCCAGGGTCTCGTAGGCGGCCAGGGCGTCGGCGGGTTGCCCCAGGGCCAGATGCGCGTCCATGACGGCGCGCACGGTGCGTTCGCGCAGGGGGTCCAGGCTCAGGGCGCGGCGGTGGCCCTCCAGGGCGGCGGCCCAGTGGCCGGCCCCGGCGTGGGCGGCGGCGGCGGCGTCCAGGGCGCGCAACTGGTCTTCAAAGGCGGCCTGCGCCGTGGCCTCGCGCCAGTCCTCGAAGGTGGCGGCGCCCGGCACGCCCAGATGGTCCAGAAAGCGGCCCCCAGCCAGGGCGGCGGCCTGCCCCGGCTCGCCCCTGGCCAGCGCGGCGCGCAGTTCAGTCAGGTCCACGCGCACGCTGGGGCACAGGGCCAGCGCTGACCCCGACACCTCCAGCCACGCCCCCACCCCGCAGGCCCGCAGGCGGTGCACCTGCACCCGCAGGTTGCGCCGCGCCGCGCCCTCGTCCTGGTCGGTCCACAGCAGGTCGGCCAGCACCTCGCGCGGGGTCTGGCCTTCCAGGGCGAGGTACGCCAGCAGCGCCAGACTCTTGCCGGGGACGTCCAGCGCCGCGCCGTCCAGGGTGACCTGCGGCACGCCCAGCGTCTTGAGGTACAGCCCAGCCTGGGGGGTCATGTGGACCTTCAGTGTACGCCGGGGCGAACGCCGGGTCATCTGGGGTGCGGGCAAACGGTGGCCGGGACCAGCGGCGCCCGCAGAAGGGTGGGGCGCCTCTGCAACGCCCGCGCAACACCCGCTCTTCTACCCTGGCCCACGATGAAGCCTGTTCGCCCTGACCCCAGCCTCCCCTTGCCCCAGCCGCCCGAGGCGGGGGCCGTCCCTGGCCCGGACAGCGGCCCCGAGGAGTACGTGCTGCGCATTGAACGCCGCCCGGGTGGCCTGCGCCTGCAGCTGCGTGAAGGCCGCGCGCCCCTGCAACCGGTGACGTGGCGCGAGTTCCCCGACACCGACGCCCTGCTGCGCCACCTGTGGACCCTGCTGGAGCCGGGCGGGCTGCGGTAGCGCCCAGGGCCTAACGAGCAACGAGAAGGCTGGCTTCGCTCAGCCGGGCCCGCAACTCGGCGCGGGCCACCTTGCCGGTTTCGGTGCGCGGCAGGGCGGGCAGCACCGTCAGCCGGGGGCGCAGGCGGCGGGGAAGAACCTCGGCCAGCCGCTGGTGCAGCGTGGCTGCGCCGCCGCCTTCTGGTGCCAGCTCCACGAAGGCCAGGGGCGCCTGTCCGTACTCCGCGCACGGCACGCCGAACACCGCGCAGGCCCGCACGCCGGGCTGCGCGCCCAGCACCGCTTCAAGCTGCGCGGGCCACACGTTCTCGCCGCCCACGATCATCAGGTCGTCGGCGCGGCCCCGCAGGTGTACGCGCCCGGCCGGGTCCAGGGTGCCCAGGTCCCCGGTGTTCAGCCAACCGCGCGACAGCAGGCCGCGCACCTGCAACTGGCCGTCCGGGGCCGTGCGCACCTGCACGCCGGGCAGGGGGTGGCCCACGCTGCCCGGCTCGGCGCGCAGGTCGTCGGGGGTGGCCAGGGCGATCAGGCCCGTTTCGGTGCTGCCGTAGAGGTTGAACAGCACGTCGCCCAGGCGCGCCTGGGTCTGCACCGCCAGCGCGGGGTCCAGCGGCGCCGAGCCGCAAATCACCGTGTGCAGCGCGGGGGCGTGGCCCGTTTCCTGCAGCAGCCGGCGCAGCAGGGTGGGCACCACGACCAGCGTGCCCACCTGTTCCTGGGCCAGCACTGCCCAGAGCTCTGCCGCCCTGGCCCCCCGGCGCAGGTGCAGCGGCGTGCCCAGCGCGAGGGCCAGCGCCAGGGTGCTGAGGCCGTGGCCGTGCCACAGCGGCAGGGGCAGCAGGGCCGCGCGTTCGCGTGCAGGGCGCAGGGCCTGCAGCAGCCGCAGCCCCACCCGGCTGGCCGCCCGGGGCGAGACCCGGCGCGTGACCACCCGGGGTTCGCCTGTGGTGCCGGAAGTCAGCAGCACTGGGCGGCCAGCGCGGGGCCAGCCGGGGCGGGGCGCGCCGGGTTGGGGTTGGCTGCCCGGGGCCCCCGCCGTCAGGGCCACCGTGGGCAGGTTCAGTGCGTCCAGGCGCGGATCATCGGTGAGCAGCGCGCGGATAGGGTGGCCCGCCAGGCGCCGGGCCACCTCGTCGGGCGGGCCCGGGGGCAGCAGCAGCACCCGCGCCCCCACCCGCAGCGCCCCCAGCAGCCCGGCCACGAAGGGCCGCCCACCCTCGCTGCACAGCGCGGCCCAGTCGCCGGGGCGGGTGAAGGGCCCCAGGCGGGCTGCCACCTCGTCGGCGCGCGCTTGTAGCTGCGCCCAGGTGGCCGGCCCGTCCGCATCGGTGAGCGCCACACGGTGGGGGGTGCGCCGCGCGTGCCACGCCACCAACGCATAAAGGGTAGGGCCGTGGCGCAGCACGGCTGCCGCCAGCCCCAGCAAGGCCCTTGGCGAGGATGGGGCCAGCACCCCGGTGGCCGTGACGGCGCGCCACGCGGCCCTCATGGGCGGGCCCCCCGCCGGCGTTCCAGCCGTTCGAGCGCCCCCAGCGCGCGGCCCAGGGCATGCGGCGCCAGCAGGCCCGCCAGTTCCACGCCCCGCAACCACCACGGCGCGGCGCGCACCACCGGGCGCACCAGGGGCCAGGTGACGGCCTGCGCGGCGTCCTCGGCACTCAGGGCAGGCAAAGCGCGGTAGGCGCGGGTGGGGGCGCTCATGGGGGTGCGCACCAGGGGCAGGTACACGCTGGCCACCCGCACGCGCGGCCACTCGGTGCCGGCGGCGTGTAGCCACAGGTCAAAGCCCGCCTTGCTGCCCTGGTAGGCGCTCCAGCGCGGGGCGCCCACATGCCGCGCCGACACGCTGGACACGTTCACCACCACGCCCCCGGCCGCCAGCGCGGGCAACAGCGCCAGCAGCAGCGCCGCCGGCCCGCTGAAATTCACCGCCAGCAGCCGGGGCAGGTCCTGCCTGGCCTCGCCGTCCTGCGCCCGTCGCCGCACCGAGCGCCCCGCGTTGCTGATCACCGCATGCAGCCGGGGGTGGTCCGCCCGCAGCTGCGCCGCCACCGCCTGCACCTCGGCCGGGTCGGCCAGATTGGCGGGGTAGACGTGGGCCTGCCCCCCGGCCGCGCGAATCTGCCCCGCCACAGTGTCCAGCGCCGCTTCACGCCGCGCCAGCAGGAGCACGGTGGCCCCCGCCTGCCCCAGGTGCCGCGCGGTGGCCGCCCCAATGCCGGAAGATGCCCCCGTGACCAGAATGGTGCGCCCCGCCACCGCCCGCCGCAGCGCCCCAGAATCACGGCAGGCCGGCGGAGAGAGCAGCAGGCGGGCCAGGGCGGACATGAAGACATGATAAAGGCAGGGTGGCGGATGGCCTATGGCAGATGGCTCAAAGCCAGGGTTCGGACCACTTGATACGGAGTCCGATGGAGTCGTTTAGAGCAGTTGACCTAAAGATGATGTTGATTCTTGACCCTCTCCCCTCGTGGGAAAGGGCCTCGCGCAGCGAGGGGTGAGGGGGTGCTTTGGTCAACCGCTCTAGAGCGACGATTCACTCCGACCGGAGGGACTCGCAGAGCGGCAGAGCAGAGCACAGGCGGGCTTCTGGGGGTGGCGTTGCCCTTCGGTTCTGCTGCGGATTGTGGGCGGTGCTGACGGAATTCATGTGAACAGGCCACGGGGAGCAGGCGGGTTGGTCGGGCCTCTCCCCGTGGTGGAGACTCGCCGAGGTGAGGGCCTGGACAGCAGCGCTGCAGAGGGGGAAGCGGGGTTCAACGTTGTCGCAGGGGCCGTCCCACAGCCCCACAGCCCCCCGGCCCATGGCTCATGGCCCAAGGCCCCTTCACCCCACCGTGCCCTGGGCCGCCGGGTACGAGCCGATGATCTTGGCGTAGCTGGCTTTGCGCAGCACGCCCGCCAGGGCCTGGGCCACCTGGGGGTCCTGGGCGTGGCCCTCAATGTCCACGTAGATCAGGTAACTCCAGGCGCGGTCGCGGCGGGGGCGGCTTTCAATGCGCGAGAGGTTCAGGCCGCGCAGTTCGCCCAGCGTTTCCACCAGAAAGCCGGGGGTGTGGCGCACGGCGAAAACCAGGCTGGTCTTGTGCGGCACCGGGCTGGGCGCCGGTTCCTGGCGCGCCAGGATCATGAAGCGGGTGTAGTTAAACGGCTCGTCCTCGATTTCGCGGGCCAGAATCGTCAGGCCGTATAGTTCGGCGGCGCGCGCGCTGGCAATGGCCGCCAGATCGCGCTCGCCACTGGCTGCCAGGTTCTTGGCGCTGCCGGCCGTGTCGTGCGCCGCCACCGGCTGCCAGCCGTGCTGCCGAATCAGGCCCGTGCACTGGTCCAGCGCGGGCTGCTGGCTCGCCACCCGCCGGATGTCCTGCAAGTCCACGCCGGGCAGGGCCATCAGGCAGTGCGACACGCGCACCACCACTTCCCCGGTCACATGCAGGTCGGTTTCGCTGAGCAGGTCAATGCTCTGGTGAATGGCGCCCATCAGGCTGTTTTCCACCGGCAGCACGCCGCAGGCCACCTCGCCGCTCTCCACGGCGCGCGCCACCTCGTGAAAGGTGGGGTAGCCGCGCGCCGTGGCCCCAGGCGCGGCGTTCAGCGCGGCGATCTCGCCGTACGAGCCGGGATTGCCCTGAAAGGCCACGGTGGGGGCAGAAGACTGACTCATGCCTGCGAGGCTAGCGCGCTGGACTGAAGCCCAGACGGCGGCACATAGACGTATGGCGCGCGTATCGTGGGCGGCGTGACCTCCATGCCTGATCCCATTCTGGACCTGGACGCTGTAACGCTGGGCGCCGCCACCCGCCGGGGCGACCTCACCTGCTCTGAAGTGACCCGGCTGTACCTGGGGCGCGTGGGGGCCCTGAACCCGGCGCTGCGCGCGGTGATCACGGTCAGTCCCCAGGCCCAGGCCGACGCCGACGCCCTGGACAGCCTGCCCCGCGCGGCGCGCGGCCCGCTGCACGGCGTGCCCATGCTGATCAAGGACAACATTGACGTGGCGGGCCTGCCCACCACGGCCGGCAGCGCCCTGCTGCGCGGGCATGTACCCGCCACCGACGCCCCGCTGGTGGCCCGGCTGCGCGCGGCGGGCGCGGTGATTCTGGGCAAGGCCAACCTGACCGAATGGGCCAATTTCATGACCCTGGGCATGCCCAACGGCTATTCCAGCGCGGGCGGCCAGACAGTCAACCCCTGGGGCGAGGGCCTGGACACGGGCGGCAGCAGTTCGGGCAGCGGGGTGGCCGTGGCCGCGCGGCTGTGCGTGGCCGCCATTGGCACCGAAACCAGCGGCAGCATCGTCAGTCCGGCGCACCAGAACGGGGTGATCGGCCTGAAACCCACGCTGGGGCTGGTGCCGCGCACCGGCATTGTGCCCATCAGCCACAGCCAGGACACGGCCGGGCCCATCACCCGCAGTGCCCGCGACGCCGCCCTGATTCTCTCCGTGATCGCTGGCCCCGACGCCCACGACGAGGCCAGCCGCCGCCTCCCCGTGCCGGACCTGACGCTGATAGAAGCGGCCCTGAACGGGGCAGACATCGGCATCATCCGGGATGAAGCCGGGCTGGACGAGCGCGAAACTGCCTCGCTGGCCCGGGTGCGGCTGGCCCTGCAGGAGGCCGGCGCGCAGGTGCAGGACCTCGACTTTCCCTCCCGCGCCGACCTGGGCACCCACGGCTGGGGCCTGGAGGTGCTGCTGTACGAGTTCAAGGGAGACCTGAACGCGTACCTGGCCGGTGTGGAGCACGGCCCGCGCACCATGCAGGAGGTCATTGAGGCCAATGACCGCGACCCCGACCGCCTGCTGCGCTACGGCCAGACCCTGCTGCACGCCGCGCAGGGCACCCGGGGCGACGGGGGAGAAGCCGCCTACCGTCTGGCCCG
Encoded proteins:
- a CDS encoding ATP-binding protein, whose protein sequence is MTPQAGLYLKTLGVPQVTLDGAALDVPGKSLALLAYLALEGQTPREVLADLLWTDQDEGAARRNLRVQVHRLRACGVGAWLEVSGSALALCPSVRVDLTELRAALARGEPGQAAALAGGRFLDHLGVPGAATFEDWREATAQAAFEDQLRALDAAAAAHAGAGHWAAALEGHRRALSLDPLRERTVRAVMDAHLALGQPADALAAYETLERRLRQELGAGPLPATAALKAQVDALLAGPAPSPRPAGVPLVGREADCAALRTGRLTLVLGEAGVGKTRLVTEAAGDALVVRGAAELTPLPYGALLDLLRSAGLHRCPERLRPVLSAALAAPGAPGLTDRAALLDALAQALVSLCSGHTLIVEDLHWLDPSTLEAAFLALHRGVPRLWLTARPGELAARADLQAVLARLDPPRLALAELGEAEVARLIERLSGAPAPLFSRRLFEATAGHPLFLLETLRDLRERGLLTERGGRWHTPFDASTVDYAEVPISSSVAAAIAQRVERLGPQTRQLLQAGALWGEIFPVALVAAACDLPELAALDALERAEAARLIVPEGPAYRFGHHLHRRVLAAGVGAPRARLLHGRLARLAPPGTPAAAVARHFEQAGEGPLAWPHWQQAAQEAAGLYAHAEALDLYALALAGSPPPQAAFALHAARSELCRHLDDPATRAQALAAMQALAHDTQDPALHAEHAAHHAKFCTEQDDYEAAVATVQAALNTWGPLLSADHHSALLLEGGAALACLERWPEAEAALNRALGHGPAPARRSNILYWLGYSHFQSGQFERAAEQYRASLAALPGETPTRGRVLSLWRYGASLRRLGQCRDAAAALTDADTCARTLNAGSIRGLIVAEQAALALDTGDHDAARALALEAQALLSPHGDEGWDVLRPVLATVGLVRGS
- a CDS encoding class I adenylate-forming enzyme family protein, which produces MRAAWRAVTATGVLAPSSPRALLGLAAAVLRHGPTLYALVAWHARRTPHRVALTDADGPATWAQLQARADEVAARLGPFTRPGDWAALCSEGGRPFVAGLLGALRVGARVLLLPPGPPDEVARRLAGHPIRALLTDDPRLDALNLPTVALTAGAPGSQPQPGAPRPGWPRAGRPVLLTSGTTGEPRVVTRRVSPRAASRVGLRLLQALRPARERAALLPLPLWHGHGLSTLALALALGTPLHLRRGARAAELWAVLAQEQVGTLVVVPTLLRRLLQETGHAPALHTVICGSAPLDPALAVQTQARLGDVLFNLYGSTETGLIALATPDDLRAEPGSVGHPLPGVQVRTAPDGQLQVRGLLSRGWLNTGDLGTLDPAGRVHLRGRADDLMIVGGENVWPAQLEAVLGAQPGVRACAVFGVPCAEYGQAPLAFVELAPEGGGAATLHQRLAEVLPRRLRPRLTVLPALPRTETGKVARAELRARLSEASLLVAR
- a CDS encoding SDR family NAD(P)-dependent oxidoreductase, whose product is MSALARLLLSPPACRDSGALRRAVAGRTILVTGASSGIGAATARHLGQAGATVLLLARREAALDTVAGQIRAAGGQAHVYPANLADPAEVQAVAAQLRADHPRLHAVISNAGRSVRRRAQDGEARQDLPRLLAVNFSGPAALLLALLPALAAGGVVVNVSSVSARHVGAPRWSAYQGSKAGFDLWLHAAGTEWPRVRVASVYLPLVRTPMSAPTRAYRALPALSAEDAAQAVTWPLVRPVVRAAPWWLRGVELAGLLAPHALGRALGALERLERRRGARP
- a CDS encoding prephenate dehydratase, giving the protein MSQSSAPTVAFQGNPGSYGEIAALNAAPGATARGYPTFHEVARAVESGEVACGVLPVENSLMGAIHQSIDLLSETDLHVTGEVVVRVSHCLMALPGVDLQDIRRVASQQPALDQCTGLIRQHGWQPVAAHDTAGSAKNLAASGERDLAAIASARAAELYGLTILAREIEDEPFNYTRFMILARQEPAPSPVPHKTSLVFAVRHTPGFLVETLGELRGLNLSRIESRPRRDRAWSYLIYVDIEGHAQDPQVAQALAGVLRKASYAKIIGSYPAAQGTVG
- a CDS encoding amidase family protein — translated: MPDPILDLDAVTLGAATRRGDLTCSEVTRLYLGRVGALNPALRAVITVSPQAQADADALDSLPRAARGPLHGVPMLIKDNIDVAGLPTTAGSALLRGHVPATDAPLVARLRAAGAVILGKANLTEWANFMTLGMPNGYSSAGGQTVNPWGEGLDTGGSSSGSGVAVAARLCVAAIGTETSGSIVSPAHQNGVIGLKPTLGLVPRTGIVPISHSQDTAGPITRSARDAALILSVIAGPDAHDEASRRLPVPDLTLIEAALNGADIGIIRDEAGLDERETASLARVRLALQEAGAQVQDLDFPSRADLGTHGWGLEVLLYEFKGDLNAYLAGVEHGPRTMQEVIEANDRDPDRLLRYGQTLLHAAQGTRGDGGEAAYRLARTRDLNLTRARGFDTLFARGLDLVLFPGLRGYHLAAKAGYPSVAVPVPRDGGAQPGGVLLVAPAGADALLLAGAAHLNRVLGGVRFPKG